In the Terriglobales bacterium genome, ATAGAACTTGGCCTCGCAGGTCTTCTCGATCCCGGTATGCAGGTAGCCGATGTCCGGCATGATCCGGACAACGCTCTCACCATCGATCTCCAGCACCAGCCGTAGCACGCCGTGGGTGGAAGGGTGCTGCGGCCCCATGTTGAGGATCATGGTGCGATCGGCGCCGGGTTCCAGGACGGGGGTTTGCGTCAGATGGGCCATGCCTAGCGATAACCCTCAACAGGATAGTCCTTACGCATTGGATGCCCTTGCCAGTCCTCCGGCATCAGGAGCCGCCGCAGGTAAGGATGGCCTTCGAAACGTATCCCAAACAAGTCGAACACTTCACGCTCGAAGAAATTTGCTGACGGCCAGACCGGAACGACGGAGGGGACGCCAGCATCGTCGCCGCTCAACCTTACCTTGAGGCGCAAGCGCGATTTGCGCGGGTTTGAGAACAGGTGGTACACAACTTCGAAGCGCGGTTCTGAGGGATACCAGTCGACGCAAGTGAGGTCGGAGAGCGCGTCAAAACGCAGCACGGCATGATCACGAAGAAACCCGCAGGCCTCCCGGATGTGCGCGCGATGGATCCAGATGGTGAGTTCATTGCGATCCCAGCGTGCGCTGTCTACCGCCGAAGGATTCCATTCCAGAAGAGCAGCAAGGTCCTGCTTCTCCTTCAATTTGTCCAGATCGGTAATCGCCGGTGTCAGAGGCATATCAAGAGCGGCTCCTACCGCCTCCCGTGACCTCTTGGGCTTCGGACGGTTCGTTGGGGGCTAGCTTGCGCACGGCTGCCTCGAAATGGGCCGGCATGAAATCGGGTGAGGCCGGAATGCCCGTAGTAGGTACAACGCGCTGCGGATTCCAATCGAGCACGCCTTTTTTCCAGACATAGAAAAGACCGGACATTACGATGAGGATGTAGATGAACATCTCCCAGAAGCCGAACATCTTCAACTCCCGCAGGAGCACCGCCCAGGGATAAAGGAAGATGGCTTCGACGTCGAACAAGATGAACAGCATCGCGACAAGGTAAAACTTGACCGTGAAGCGTTCCTTGGTGCCGCCGGTGGGAGTAATGCCGCACTCATAAGGCTCGAATTTCTCTCGCACCCACTTGTGCTTGCCGATCAGCGTGGACATTACGATGAAGGCAGTCGCCAATGCGGCGGCTACCAGAGCCTGCAAGAGTAACGGGATGTAGCGGGCGAAGTAGTTGTGCGGCATAAAGGCTGCTATATATAATGCGCGCCCAACGCGCAACCTAAACACTCGACTATATTTAGTGCTTCGCCTAAGTGTCAAGCGAGCGGCAGGGGCGGCAGACTACATGGTGATCCAATGTTTCCGAGCGTTTGCGAGGGTGCCGCGATTTTTACCGGGCTGTAATATCAGGCTTTCATGATCTTCGGCTTCAACACCGATGTCAGGCACGGCGAGACGCTTTATCACGTGCAGAGTGAAGCGCGGGGCGGCGCACATGTCCTGGAAACCCAGGTTTTCGTCCGGGGCCAATGCATCGCCAAGCGAACGCAATCTTACGCTGACCAGGTGGAGCGACCAGACTTTTCCGAGAGCGAGATGCAGGAGATGCTCAAGGGCCAGCACAAGCTGGTGGTAGATACCATCCGAGGGGGAAGAGTGAAGGAGCTGGTCGAGTCGTCGAGTAAGTAGAAATCAGTAGTCAGCCGTCAGTAATCAGCAATCAGCGGTCAGCAGTCAGCAGTCAGCCAAACCATCGCTGCCGCACCAGGCGGGCGAGCCTGCTACCATCAGGGCAGTTGGGAGATAACTTCCGCGGTATTGGCCTGTGCTCACGATGCGTATCCAGATCAATGGGGAAGAGAAGAATTTTCCGGAGAATCTCAAGCTCTCTGAGTTGGTGGAGAACCTCGGACTGAAGAGCGATCGCTTGGCCATCGAGCTGAACCGCGAGGTGGTCCCTCGACAGCGCTGGAGCGAGATTCAGGTGAACGAGGGGGACAAACTGGAGATCGTGCACTTCGTGGGCGGAGGGGATTTTGATTCGTGTGATTCCGCTCGCCGAACGCAACGAAACTTAGATGACAGCGTCTGATTGCTGACAGCCCCGTTACCCGCCAAGGTTCGACTCCGCCAAGAATCTCATTGACACCGAACATCCCCTGCCTAGAATGTTTAAAACATTTTTCTTTAATTATGTATCGGCGGTAGTTTCCCGGGGTGAGCGTGGAAGCTTTCTATACATCGGCGGAAGTGATGCGGCTGACGGGAATTACTGCCCGCCAGCTGCAATATTGGGACGAGCGTGGTGTAGTCCGTCCTATGCGTCAGGGGCACAAGCGTTTCTATTCGCTGGATGATCTGGCTGAGATATCGGTGATCTGCGATCTGCGCGACCGCGGATTCTCCCTGCAACGCATTCGCAGAGTGATGCGGCTCCTGCAACGAGAATTTCGCAAACGTCTGGTAGACACCGTTTCCGAGCATGGGGAATACCACCTGCTGACCGACGGGCAGCGCATCTACCTGCAGAGTTCTGCGGACGAGATCGTCGACATCTTGAAGAATTCACGCCAGCCCATGCTGGCGGTTTGCCTGAGCGATCGCGTCCGCCAAATACAGGCCAGCGTGCGGGCGAAGAAGGCTGGCCAGGTTGTGGAACGAGAATCCAGATCGGTGTCAGCTCGACGCCGGCGCGGTCCCATGCCGGTCGTTCTTGCTGCTTCAGCGGGCAAAGCGGGTCGAACTGCGGGGACCAGAAGAAAGGCATCGTGACGATCATAAGCGCGGGAGCGGAGGTGTAGATGGTCGGCGAAGTCACCATCCTGAACGAGTGGATACCCGAGCAGATGAGCCCCGGCACGCTCTTCGTGCTGGAGAATGCGGGCGACATCGGCGACAGCAGCGATCCTTATTGGGCGGTGCTTTCCTGCCCAGAGTGCGGGACCCTGGGGTTGATAACACGCAAGCAGATTGCGGGACTGCTGTCGGTGATCTGTGGTTCTAATCGGTGCTCGGCGCAGTTCTTTTTACGTGAGAGCGATATCGTGGCCAGAAAACCTTGTTAGATCAACCTTAGAGGAGACGAGAAGATCACAAAGGAAAGCGGAACCAGAGTTCTGAAAGTCCTTCGCAGAGAGCCAGACGTTACAAATCGGGGCGAGTTCCAGACCAATCCTACTTCGCTTTCACGCCCGCCGGAATCGGCACCTGTTCGACAATCTCAATGTTGAAACCTTCAAGGCCTGCCACGCGGCGGGGATGATTGGTGAGCAGGCGGATGCGGCGTAAATTCAGGTCGGAGAGAATCTGCGCTCCGATGCCGATTTCACGCTGAATCTTGCGTTCGTGGGCAGGGATGGTGGGTAGTCGCACCTCGCGGTGAAAGGCTAAGACTGTTCGCTCCCCGAGTTGCTCCACGCTAAAACCAGGCGAGGTCTGGTGGAGGTAGATGAGGGCGCCGCGGCCGGTTTCGGAAATCAAGCGCAGGCATTGATCGATGGTATTGTGGCATTCGCACCAGGTGGCGCCGAACACGTCTCCCACCAGGCAATGCGAATGCATGCGCACAAGAACAGGCTGTTCCGCGCTCTGGATGTCTCCCTTAACCAATGCAATGTGTGACTCGCCCCCATCGACTTCGCTCTGGTAGGCGATCATGCGGAATTCGCCATATTGGGTGGGAAGCATCGCCTCGCCCACACGACGAACGTAGCGTTCATGCGCCATGCGGTAGCGGATCAGTTCGGCCACGGTCAGCATCTTAAGATCGTGTTGGCGGCAGAAGACCATTAGTTGCGGGACGCGGGCCATGGTGCCGTCATCATTCATGATTTCGCAGATCACGGCTGCGGGTACCAGGCCAGCAAGGCGAGCCAAGTCCACCGAGCCCTCGGTTTGACCGGCGCGCACCAGCACGCCCCCACGGCGGGCGCGCAGGGGAAATACGTGTCCGGGGCGAGCAAGATCGGAGGGCCGGGTGGCGGGATTGATCGCGACTCGAATCGTTTGAGCCCGATCATAAGCCGAAATTCCCGTGGTCACACCTTCGCGAGCGTCAATGGCTTCGCAGAAAGCAGTTCCAAACTGCGAAGTGTTCTCGCTGGTCATCGGGCCGATCCGCAGATGATCGAGCCGTTCATCCGTCATAGCCAGACAAATCAGCCCGCGACCATGCTTAGCCATGAAGTTGATGGCTTCGGGAGTGACCTTCTCCGCGGCCAGCATCAGGTCGCCTTCGTTCTCCCGGTCTTCATCGTCCA is a window encoding:
- a CDS encoding NADH-quinone oxidoreductase subunit C, translated to MPLTPAITDLDKLKEKQDLAALLEWNPSAVDSARWDRNELTIWIHRAHIREACGFLRDHAVLRFDALSDLTCVDWYPSEPRFEVVYHLFSNPRKSRLRLKVRLSGDDAGVPSVVPVWPSANFFEREVFDLFGIRFEGHPYLRRLLMPEDWQGHPMRKDYPVEGYR
- a CDS encoding NADH-quinone oxidoreductase subunit A, with protein sequence MPHNYFARYIPLLLQALVAAALATAFIVMSTLIGKHKWVREKFEPYECGITPTGGTKERFTVKFYLVAMLFILFDVEAIFLYPWAVLLRELKMFGFWEMFIYILIVMSGLFYVWKKGVLDWNPQRVVPTTGIPASPDFMPAHFEAAVRKLAPNEPSEAQEVTGGGRSRS
- the thiS gene encoding sulfur carrier protein ThiS, with the translated sequence MRIQINGEEKNFPENLKLSELVENLGLKSDRLAIELNREVVPRQRWSEIQVNEGDKLEIVHFVGGGDFDSCDSARRTQRNLDDSV
- a CDS encoding MerR family transcriptional regulator; the encoded protein is MEAFYTSAEVMRLTGITARQLQYWDERGVVRPMRQGHKRFYSLDDLAEISVICDLRDRGFSLQRIRRVMRLLQREFRKRLVDTVSEHGEYHLLTDGQRIYLQSSADEIVDILKNSRQPMLAVCLSDRVRQIQASVRAKKAGQVVERESRSVSARRRRGPMPVVLAASAGKAGRTAGTRRKAS
- the ribB gene encoding 3,4-dihydroxy-2-butanone-4-phosphate synthase — its product is MPPAPFTDVETALDDIRAGRMIVLVDDEDRENEGDLMLAAEKVTPEAINFMAKHGRGLICLAMTDERLDHLRIGPMTSENTSQFGTAFCEAIDAREGVTTGISAYDRAQTIRVAINPATRPSDLARPGHVFPLRARRGGVLVRAGQTEGSVDLARLAGLVPAAVICEIMNDDGTMARVPQLMVFCRQHDLKMLTVAELIRYRMAHERYVRRVGEAMLPTQYGEFRMIAYQSEVDGGESHIALVKGDIQSAEQPVLVRMHSHCLVGDVFGATWCECHNTIDQCLRLISETGRGALIYLHQTSPGFSVEQLGERTVLAFHREVRLPTIPAHERKIQREIGIGAQILSDLNLRRIRLLTNHPRRVAGLEGFNIEIVEQVPIPAGVKAK